A region of the Silene latifolia isolate original U9 population chromosome 9, ASM4854445v1, whole genome shotgun sequence genome:
GAGAGCGGCATTCATATCTTTCGAGAAGGGACAGTCCTATCATGTGATCCGGATTCTCTTTCTTATTCTTCATGTTTTTCATTCATCCAGCAGGAATCGAACCAGGTCAAAACATTTTCGACAGTCGACTCGCACTCAACACACACCCTCCCGGTTTGCTAGATTTAATTATAACCATCATCCCACCCAAGAAAACACTCCCATCCTCGGAACCCCCTCTTCCACCAGTTTTGTCGTTTCTTCTGCAAATATCAATGAAAAGGTTCCATGTtatgctttacttgttaatttAACCAAATTATAGGGCTTAAACTTCTATTTAATTGAAATTCAATACATCTCGCATACACATACAATGTCAATGTTGCCTCCATTAATGGATCAACAAGCTTATTCATCGGAGGAACAATAATTGACGACGTTAGAGATTCAATTACAtcactgttttttttttaaaaaaaaatggacCAGTAGACTGGTCACCTGTTGTAACCGAAAACTAACGAATATGCCAAAAGAACCCAAAATCTAGCAAGTCAATGATAGGGGACTTATTGAATTGGTGTCCTATGGAAACAAAAGAAACGCACCCTTGGCAATGTCTTTCATTACACAGATAGATAACACTCACACATTTATTGAAATATACAAGAATTCATTTCACAAACCAATCAAAATGGGTTGTGCTAATGTACAAAATTTGGCTTACAACATAATCAATTGGGGAATTTCCAGAAGTAGTGTCTCAAGTAGACTAATAGTACATATACAACATCCTAGTATGACGAGCAAAAATGACACCAGTAGCTTCTTTTGTAATGATATAAAAAGGATAGCCGCACCCACTTGTGCAAAGACCTTCACGGTTCCTCCAGCAACGTTGAAGATGACTGGAGTTAAATGGATACAGTACTGTAATTGGGAGTCCCCAAAATGTGATAACTAAGGTCTAATTTCAGAAGCCGACTATTTTGCCAAAAGTATATCCTCCTGAAATTCCCTAAAAACAAGATGCTTCAGTGAAGTTGTAAATCAGGCAATGTTACCGAACAacattttaaaaatagtttctcaAAAAAGAGGGAACTAAAGCACTCCCCCTAAGTCCTGAGTTTTAATATCCGCTGCATTCACAAGGTCTCAAGCTTGAGATCTAGGTTATAAAATCATCAATTTCTTTTAGCACGAATACAAAAAATAAGAGCTGATAATAAGGAAAATACTCTGTAAGCTACCCTCAGAAACCTAATAATGTGTAACAAGACTAAATAAATTGCAACGAATGAACAAAGACCAGTAAATATAGAAAGAGTCTGAAACAGCAACTTGGTTTTTCTTGAAAGGTTTTTCAATGATGTAGCCGTCTCCTGGAGAACTAACGTGGACTAGAATGTCTCACAAAAGTGCCATGACTCCGACTATATATGTGATAATTTTGTGGCTCGTGGCATAGGATAAGTTGCTCCAACTAATATGATGCCACTTCTTCCCAAATAGATTAATTGCTTCAATTTTCAATTAGGGTTCATTGTTGAGTCGAGGGCGTTCAACCCCTTCCACAGAACAGGGCCCCCAATTTTAAGGGGCCCAATTACACACAGAGGGGCGCACAGCTCCTATAACTAATACTCAATGGCACATAAGAGCCCAAACATCCGACGATTGATTTCCATTAGCTGCAATTTTGAACTTTAATTTGctttaaaaaatgaaataaaatagcCTTTATCAAGGTTTGAACCTGCTTTTCTATTACAAACATTGGTATATTAGACTAGAATGCTACATAGGCGAATCCTACTAAAAAGTAAGAGGCACTGGCTTACGCCATGTAATAACAAGCTTACATAAAACTATATAAGACTGTAAAGGAAGAAAAGAGTAGGCTAAGCTCTCATTCCTCTCAACCTAACCTATCCAACGAGTTATTTCacccctccctccctccctccatcTCTCTGTGTTTTATTTGTGTATTGCAACAGATTGAAAGCAGTAGCACTTTCTCACTGAACTCTTACCTAGTACAGTACAAAAATATCAAATGGCGTACAATGTCGCGATAAGGAATGTGAAAAATGAGTTGGGATTTCACTGATGAAAATCATACCTCATTGAAAATCATTCTAATTATCTTCCTCGTCAAGAATGACATATTTTGCAGAAGCATTAGCTGCAATGGAGCCTTCTCCAGGAATTGCATTACTTTGACCTTCCTGAAGCTTTTGATATCTATACAGAAAACACGAAGAAACTGAGAGGGCCACACAGACCAAAATATGTTTTGCTTGATAGTTGTAAGAAGCAAAAAAGTAAATGCAAGTTGcatcttttcaaaacttttaGACAAGTTCAGGCCGAACATCATCATCACTACCAGAATTCCTCTATTAGAGTCCAATGTACGCTGACTTTCCCCAGAAAAAAACAGAGGTTGATTCCAAAAGAACGATGTATCTTTGAATTCATATGGACAGAGTCCCATGATAACCATAGCATAAACAAAAAATCACTTAGTAGCATTTGCTGAGTTCATTTATGAAAAAAACAGTCAAAAAATATTCCATCATCACGAATAATATTCTGAGAAATGCACAAATTTCATGCAAAAAAAGAACACTGAATGGGTAAACAGGAGCGGATTCAATTCATGAACATTTCACAGCAGATGCCAAAATCCAATGCTTGCAACAACCTAAAGAAAAGGGTCCATGCATACTGATACTTACTTGTACCAATTGAATAAACTGACACCAACCATAATAATAAGAAGACCAATCCCTATCAACCATGTAAATTCATCATGGAAGTAAAATACAGCAACCTGCATGAAACCCGGAACATCAGTTAGCGAACCCAGACGCCTTCAAACAGTCTCTTAGAGAGCAAATACACCTTCTATTGGCCAAAGAGGTTCAACTACACATTAATCATTTAACAGAGCTTACACAAAGGAAGAGAGTAATGAAAGAACTGATCAGATCAGCTGTTGTGCAGCCAATTCTCGTGTCTCAAGCATAAGTAGTAAAATGAAGATATTCTTGATGAATGTTCAAAGAAAAAGTATTTACTTAAATCTTACAAGCGATTAGACAGGATACTAAGGCTTTAATAGTTGCAACTTTTGAACTTTGTGACTTAGATTTTTCATGAATTAGCAACTAGGTAAGAGGGCGAGAATTGAAAGAATGAGATGTTCTGTGTACCAATATGGTCAGTGGAGTGAACTACAGGCAACTAGAATCTTTCACTAAACATGTATAAAGTAAAAGATCATATCTAACTACCATTGATTTCGCACTTCTTTGCATAAGGATACTTACGACCTCAGTATCTTTCATTCAGTGCACCTTTTTGCCACAATGCTTTAGGCAGATGACATATAATTAATTGTCTAGAAAACTAAAACTTGCATGTGAATTTCATTTTCAGTAAGTAATACATGATAGCACCACTAGCTTGCTCATTCGTACAATCTGCTAGAACTGAAGATACCCTTGCTAAATCATAGACAAGTTAAAGATCTTGTCACCCTTGAAATTGCCTAGAACACTGCTAATTTACGCTAgctcacaacaacaacaacaacaaaagcactTGGTTTTGCTAGTTAACCAACAGTGACTTGCGAAAGAACGGGGGTACTTTCATCATCAATTGCAGAGGAGAACAATATATATAAGCATGCTAAATGAAGAATTCAAGGCAGCCAGTGTCATCCCATGTCATATATTACGAGGTTACTTTGGAGTATAGATTCTGAGAAAGAAGTCATACAACTATAGTGACAGCCTCCTTGACGATCCCCGCAATAGTTACCGTCACTGCACTGGTTACTGAGATTAATACATATTCTGTTAACACCTACAATAACAATGAATCAGAAGCTAAGATTGCAGATATAGTGACCTACTTGTGCAAACTCTAAGACAAAAGAGCATATATTAATGATCACAAATTACCATGAAAAAAGCCAGAGTGCCACCAAAAAGCATCAATAGACAACTTTTCATGACGTGCCAAGGGCTATCGAAGTACACATTTGTACGAAACTCATCCCATGGGTCCAGCAGAAGAGACATCAAGCCAGTTGCAATTGCCATAATAGGGGTCACATAACTCATGAATGTGAGTGGATTCTTCAGTCCTGGAAAGCATTCATTTAGCACACACTTTCAGTGGTTCCCATAATATTGATTTCTTATTAACAAAATCTATATAGCTATCAGAGCAAACATGACTTGGATGATAGTTGCCAGAGCAACTTTGAAAAACACTAAGAAAAACAACAGCATAGTACTTAACTGACACAACACATATACGAGTATATCAAGAGGAACCAGAAAAGGAGTTCACGAATATGAACAAGCGCCGGAGTGCTTTACAATTTGTTCGGCTGTTAATCAGTTTATGAAAAAATTATGGTGCTTACCATATGCCTCTTTCTTCAGCAGTATAGAAGGCAGCAACCATAACCACAGAGGATTCAGCAATGTACAACAAAAGGCCGAAAGGTTAGGCTTGAAATAGCAAATCttcacaaaagaaaaaaaaaaaaaaaaaaaaaaaaacagagctTCGACACAATGAGTAGCCTATAATCCGTAATCATACAAATAAATGAGGAACGGTCCACACCTGGAGAAGAATCTGTGTCATACACCAGCGAAATCCAGACATAACGGCAGCAAGCATAACAAAAATAAATCCCCAAAACTCAAACTCTGTATCCTTTGCAACTGCCagatacaaaaaaaaattgttcagTAGTGTCATTTACCAGGAAACATGAAGCAGCTGAGGCAGCAGAAAAGACTTGGAACTCTTTCATAGCATGCATTTGACCAGTATACATGCACAGGCATGTATAACCCAAAGACAGTGATAAACTCTCTGCATACACATGAGATATGACACCCTAGATATCCTTCTCTAGAAATTTAGGACCAGCTTTAAAATGCAAACTTTATTTTTTGATAAGAAAAATCTAAACGAAGATCCTCTACTTTCACATGTATAACTCTTACACATGTACCACATTCAAGAATACAGCGAGAGCAGCTAAATAGATCCTGAGAATGTAGCAGCATATACCAGTCAACAGAATTCCAAATGAGATGACTAGAATAATTCCAAAAAGCTTAAGACTTGGGGACTCCAGCCTGGTACAACCCAGCAAAAGACAATATCATCAGAATTTTAGTTGGCGAAAGAATGACAAGAGCAAGTAAAATCAATATTCTAGAACCACAAATATAGTGATCCATAACCTGACGCAAAACAGCAGTAAAAAGAAACATATATCCACGACGGAGTGCTAGGCCCAATGAACCGGATCTCAAATAAAAAGACAATTTAAATTTTCATTTCTTCAGCACAAGAGACAGCAGTAGTTGAACCCCGACAGCAGATCAACGAAGCATTAGCACTTGAAGTGTGCCTTGGCCGCGATAAAGCCAAAGACTGAATGAAGCATTAGCCCTTTAAGTGTGCCTTGTAGATAGGTTGTGGTTAGCGTCACACACTAGTATGGAACTTCCATAATTATTTTCTTCTACATCTGCTACTATGCTTTTTACTTTGCCAAATTATCGTTAATTTATGCTCTTTTTACATGTTAGCCTCATTGAAACTTGAAATATAAAAAAGAGTATTGTTGCACAAagttccattttttttttaaaaaatacaaaTTTCTTTGCAAAAAAAATGTGCCTTGTGTCTGTGAGGCACATGCCTTCGTCTCACGCATCAGGCCTTGCAGCTTGTCGCCACAAACCATAACAAAGGATGGGAGATGATGTTTACTACCACACCAGAACTTCTGAACAGTGATTAGATGAGATAAATCGTAGTAACGCAGCTGATTCCAAAAGCTTAATAAAGCTTTGAGAAGATGAAGTGGATAGACTGGAGACAAACAGTGAATATTCATCCTCTGAGGATCCTCAAGTTTTTATCAAACGTGCAACACATGGATAGACTAGGGGTCTCAATTAACAAGGAACGGAGACTGCATGGAGGCTCTGATACGTTATCAACAAGAAACGAAGTAAACTAATGGGAATGAAGAGTAGATGGTGCAGAGTAGAAAAGAAGAGTTTCAAACTTCTTTTTACAAAGAGGGATGTCTCATCGCTTATGTCCATCGATTGAGCAGGGCTGGGAAGATTACAGGCATGTGTAGGCTTAAACAAGGCTGCTGAACTTAATGACTGAATGCTGCTGGCGTGCTAGCGCTAGCAAGTTGGCACAGTAACTTAGTGTCAGTGACCAACAGATACTATTCATGTTTCATGCTCATAATGATTCTTTTGACCAAAAATTCAAGGTGAATAAAAACCAAGCTGAAGGGCAGAAGTCAAGAGTAAATTGTAGATGAATGACATGTTTTGTTAAATATTATTTGTTCTTATTAAATATTATTTGTTCTTAATTAAGTTATGTCAAGGATACTTGTTCACAAAGGACTAGAAAAGGACATTCTGCAATGTGAAATCTTCATATGGGCAGCAATTTGACATAGGGTAATCACTGAtcgaaaaatcacaaaagaaTCCATAGCATCCAGGTTCAAAATAGAAGAAGAATAAGATAAAGTTTTGAGTTTGCAAGGGCAAAGAAACACATTATAACAGTAGAATGGAAGGTGAGGGTAGTTAGAAAAAGTACCTGAAAGCAAAAGCAAAGATGAGAAGAAATATTGGAGCAGCAGATTTGCACTGAAAAATGgaagcaaaaaaaataaaataaaatcagtGTTCAGTGTATGCTTCTATGCTTTACATGAATTTCTTACTGCAAACAAAAAATATAGGAATACAAAACCAACCATCGTAGCAAATGTCACTGAGATAAAGACAAGTGATGCATTGCTCAGATTAATGTCCAGTGATGTTGCCAGAGCCGTGGGGACAACTGTGAAAGGCAAAGTCCATCTGTAGCATTAGCTATAACGAAGTCAATACTAGCAGAAATACTATTCAGTCAATCGAATATAGTAACATTGAAATTAAGACAAACTGCGCCATATTCAGCTATATGAAATGTCAGAACACACAATAAAACTAGAATTTAGCATAATTTTCAGCTAAGATAGTTACATATGATATTATTGTCAAAACAAAGTTACAAAGGATCCTATTAGATAGTTTACAAAATTCTGATTGATCCGACCACAAATAGAACCTCCTAGAAGAAGTACTACTTAGGGTGTATCACTTTTAATTTTGAAGCATTATTAGCTTCTCCAACTATGATACTAAAGCTGCTATCCAAACAAACGACTGAACAATATCCCTAAAGCAATATCCAAAGACGACCAAATCACATAAGACAAAAAGTCAATATTTGCATAAATTTACACTTAAGATAATTGCATACCTCTGGTAAAGTAATCTCTCCAGGTCATGCGGGAGCCTTTATGAAATCTTTCATACCAAATCCAAGTGATAGCCTTAGATAAAACAGCTTGCATGGAGAAGTGAAATGTATTCATCAATAAGGGAGCAGGAAATTTCCCCATATCATCTCCCAAAAGAGATTTATTGTACCTATTAGCACAAAATGACACGGCTTTAGAAGGAAATCAAATCATAACAACCATGAATATAATCTGGTAGAAAGCTTTCAATGTGCCAAATGAACATAAAGCTATAGGCGATAGCTATGGTAGACAACAGTAGTGTAGCCTCATAGCACCATGTCAGCATGAAACACTATATGGATCAAGCGCTCAAGATTCATTTATGTACATAAATAATGTTAATAGTGTCTCCGGTAGCAGCAAAATATTATGTTGACCTCATTGTTATCTGACGGGTATTTTAATGGAGAAGTTTCCGAGTAATGATGCACTATAAACATCTCATCAATGATAAACCGGTCAATATGTGCTTAGTTTGAAGAGGCGCACTGAGGCACTCAGGAGTCGAG
Encoded here:
- the LOC141599818 gene encoding putative sugar phosphate/phosphate translocator At1g06470, which translates into the protein MEKGDDVVTNIGVDVQSYRPFDVEESVIVDSNDPSVSPANVLKTLFFICVWYTFSLFLTLYNKSLLGDDMGKFPAPLLMNTFHFSMQAVLSKAITWIWYERFHKGSRMTWRDYFTRVVPTALATSLDINLSNASLVFISVTFATMCKSAAPIFLLIFAFAFRLESPSLKLFGIILVISFGILLTVAKDTEFEFWGFIFVMLAAVMSGFRWCMTQILLQKEAYGLKNPLTFMSYVTPIMAIATGLMSLLLDPWDEFRTNVYFDSPWHVMKSCLLMLFGGTLAFFMVLTEYVLISVTSAVTVTIAGIVKEAVTIVVAVFYFHDEFTWLIGIGLLIIMVGVSLFNWYKYQKLQEGQSNAIPGEGSIAANASAKYVILDEEDN